A genomic stretch from Orcinus orca chromosome 14, mOrcOrc1.1, whole genome shotgun sequence includes:
- the BORCS7 gene encoding BLOC-1-related complex subunit 7, with product MATGAPDSQARFGQSVKGLLTEKVNTCGTDVIALTKQVLKGSRSSELLGQAARNMVLQEDAILHSEDSLRKMAIITTHLQYQQEAIQKNVEQSSNLQDQLNHLLK from the exons ATGGCGACTGGGGCTCCGGATTCGCAAGCGCGATTTGGTCAGTCTGTGAAGGGGCTTCTCACGGAGAAGGTGAACACCTGTGGTACTGACGTGATCGCGCTCACCAAGCAGGTGCTGAAGGGCTCCCGGAGCTCCGAG ctGCTAGGTCAGGCTGCTCGAAACATGGTACTACAGGAAGATGCCATCTTACACTCAGAAGAT agtttaagaaaaatggcaataataacaaCACATCTTCAATACCA GCAAGAAGCTATTCAGAAGAA TGTTGAGCAGTCATCAAACCTACAGGACCAGTTAAATCATCTGTTGAAGTAG
- the AS3MT gene encoding LOW QUALITY PROTEIN: arsenite methyltransferase (The sequence of the model RefSeq protein was modified relative to this genomic sequence to represent the inferred CDS: substituted 3 bases at 3 genomic stop codons), which translates to MATTRDAEIRKDVQTYYGQVLKKSADLQTNACVTAARPVPKHIREALQNVNEEVSLRYYGCGLVIPECLENCWVLDLGSGSGXDCYALSQLVGEKGHVTGIDMTEGQVEVANKYIEYHMEKYGFQAPNVTFIHGYIEKLGEAGIKNESYDIVISSCVINLVPDKQQVLQEVYRVLKHGGELYFSDVYASLELPEEVRTHKVLRGECLGGALYWKDLAILAQKIGFCPPRLVTANLITVQNKELENMICDCRFVSATFRLFKLPKTGPTKRCQVIYNGGITGHEKELIFDANFTFXKDETVEVDEETAAILKNSRFAQDFLIRPIGEKLTTCGGYTALEAKDIIKDPFKLAEGSDNAKSRSPPEAASGCXGTEKCC; encoded by the exons A TGGCCACCACCCGTGACGCTGAGATCCGGAAGGACGTGCAG ACCTACTACGGGCAGGTGCTGAAGAAATCAGCAGACCTCCAGACCAATGCGTGTGTCACTGCAGCCAGGCCAGTCCCTAAGCACATCCGGGAAGCCCTGCAGAATGTAAATGAGGAAGTATCCTTGAG ATATTATGGCTGTGGTCTGGTCATCCCTGAGTGTCTGGAAAACTGCTGGGTTTTGGACCTGGGGAGTGGAAGTGGCTGAGACTGCTATGCACTTAGTCAGCTGGTTGGTGAGAAGGGACATGTTACCGGAATAGACATGACAGAAGGTCAG gtAGAAGTGGCTAACAAGTACATTGAATATCACATGGAAAAATATGGCTTCCAGGCACCCAATGTGACTTTTATTCATGGCTACATAGAGAAGTTAGGAGAAGCTGGAATCAAGAATGAGAGTTATGATATTGTTAT ATCCAGTTGTGTCATTAACCTTGTACCTGATAAACAGCAAGTGCTGCAGGAGGTATATCGAGTGTTAAAg CACGGTGGGGAGCTATATTTCAGTGACGTCTATGCTAGCCTTGAATTGCCAGAAGAAGTCAGGACACACAAAGTTTTAAGGG gtGAGTGCCTGGGTGGTGCTTTGTACTGGAAGGACCTTGCTATCCTTGCCCAAAAAATTGGGTTCTGCCCTCCACGTTTGGTCACTGCCAATTTAATTACAGTTCaaaacaaggaactagaaaacatGATCT GTGACTGCCGTTTTGTTTCTGCTACATTTCGCCTTTTCAAACTCCCTAAGACAGGACCAACCAAAAGATGCCAGGTTATTTACAATGGAGGAATCACAGGACACGAAAAAGAACTAATATTTGATGCAAATTTCACATTTTAG AAAGATGAAACTGTTGAAGTGGACGAAGAAACAGCAGCTATCCTGAAGAATTCACGATTTGCCCAAGATTTTCTGATCAGGCCAATTGGAGAGAAGTTGACGACATGTGGAGGCTATACTGCTCTTGAAGCAAAG